From the genome of Anopheles moucheti chromosome 3, idAnoMoucSN_F20_07, whole genome shotgun sequence, one region includes:
- the LOC128305311 gene encoding lysophospholipid acyltransferase 6, protein MQQIATIIGANAYYDGSRVFTWLADICGLSVDLVNFLITQFLALILASAFRSYLHPSKVSASTRHAIGLVIGLFFGYFCFGQQAIHIAGLPAVCYVVIRTQNPQIVQRLVMVVALFYLSCIHLHRQYYDYGSYSLDITGPLMIITQKVTSLAFSIHDGFTREMNDLTQSQQQHAIRKLPSPLEFFSYTLHFQGLMAGPLVFYKDYIDFIEGCHIIKQTSANAKYDIEKKIVHEPSPVKVVVKKVVASLVCALIFVKFATIYPIKTMKDDGFIESSGFFYTLWFMMMATTAVRFKYYFAWLMADAICNNSGLGFNGYDKRDGVTPRWDMLSNIQVMEFEFGTNFRNCINAWNTGTNRWLRMVVFERVPKRYGTVLTFSLSALWHGFYPGYYMTFATGALIVMAARIARKLFRPSFQRTGSSRLFYDILTCLVTRVFMGYATFPFVLLEFKASLRMYLNVFMCLHLVALTTVFILSKYVPREEASGKAVNVRSKLTAAVDNQPTDIQSTRNEDRAESSALEAECNNGIGIRFRGGENGRRSDVSNTQLSSADSQQLVHDVVDPFCLTTTSTTSNINGNHKKTDDFLSEEDNNNSATITTNTTNFNSGTSTANGKSGSKLTRERIKEKLEQETRSIEEFIDKTVTGFVELKDDLMRMPDETNGGLYIPRKTNGGTGLVHGNANADGNSNTTTGNSTTTSSNAFLKKEIDALNAAVQQVTVLPAVLSNGHAK, encoded by the exons GTTAATTTTCTTATCACACAGTTTTTGGCGTTGATTCTAGCTTCAGCATTTCGATCTTACCTGCATCCGTCCAAGGTGTCGGCCAGTACCCGGCACGCAATTGGGCTAGtaattggtttgtttttcggttACTTCTGCTTCGGTCAGCAGGCGATCCACATTGCCGGACTCCCTGCCGTCTGCTATGTTGTTATTCGCACTCAGAATCCTCAAATCGTTCAACG ACTCGTTATGGTCGTGGCATTGTTCTACTTATCCTGTATTCATCTGCATCGCCAATACTACGATTACGGATCGTACTCGCTCGACATCACCGGACCGCTTATGATCATCACGCAGAAGGTGACCAGCCTAGCATTCAGCATTCACGACGGCTTCACGCGCGAAATGAACGATTTAACacagagccagcagcagcatgccATTCGAAAGCTTCCATCACCGTTAGAATTTTTCTCGTATACTCTGCATTTCCAGGGACTCATGGCAGGTCCGTTGGTGTTTTATAAGGACTACATTGATTTTATTGAAGGTTGTCATATCATAAAACAGACATCCGCAAAT GCAAAGTACGACATCGAGAAAAAGATCGTTCATGAACCATCCCCAGTGAAAGTAGTCGTGAAGAAAGTTGTCGCAAGTTTGGTGTGTGCTTTGATATTTGTGAAGTTCGCTACTATATATCCTATCAAAACGATGAAAG ATGACGGCTTTATCGAAAGTTCGGGCTTTTTCTACACCCTGTGGTTCATGATGATGGCCACGACGGCTGTCCGTTTCAAATACTACTTTGCCTGGTTGATGGCCGACGCGATCTGCAACAATTCTGGGCTAGGCTTCAATGGTTATGACAAGCGGGATGGTGTAACGCCCCGCTGGGATATGCTATCCAATATTCAGGTGATGGAGTTTGAGTTCGGCACCAACTTCCGGAACTGCATCAATGCGTGGAATACCGGAACCAACCGTTGGCTGCGCATGGTCGTGTTTGAGCGAGTGCCGAAACGCTACGGCACAGTTCTAACCTTCAGCCTGAGCGCTCTCTGGCACGGATTCTATCCGGGCTATTACATGACGTTCGCTACCGGTGCGCTGATAGTGATGGCGGCGCGCATCGCTCGTAAACTGTTCCGGCCGTCGTTTCAACGTACGGGAAGTTCGCGATTATTTTATGACATACTGACGTGTCTGGTAACACGCGTCTTCATGGGTTACGCGACCTTTCCATTCGTGCTGCTCGAGTTTAAGGCTAGTCTTCGTATGTACCTGAATGTGTTTATGTGCCTTCATCTAGTCGCTCTGACCactgtgtttattttatcgaAATACGTACCACGTGAAGAGGCCAGCGGCAAAGCGGTGAATGTTCGCTCTAAACTTACAGCCGCCGTGGACAATCAGCCGACCGATATTCAAAGCACTCGAAATGAGGATAGAGCGGAAAGTAGCGCATTAGAAGCTGAATGTAATAATGGCATTGGGATTAGATTTCGTGGTGGTGAAAATGGTCGCCGAAGTGATGTTTCCAACACCCAATTGTCCTCCGCTGACTCCCAACAATTGGTCCACGATGTAGTGGATCCATTCTGTCTAACCACCACTTCAACCACCAGCAACATCAATGGCAACCACAAAAAGACTGACGATTTCCTGTCCGAAGAGgataacaacaacagtgcCACTATTACTACAAACACCACCAACTTTAACAGTGGAACCTCTACTGCTAATGGAAAGAGCGGTTCGAAATTGACGCGGGAGCGAATTAAAGAGAAGCTGGAACAGGAGACGCGTAGCATAGAAGAGTTCATCGACAAGACGGTGACGGGTTTTGTCGAATTGAAGGATGATCTGATGCGTATGCCGGACGAAACAAACGGAGGTCTGTACATTCCTCGCAAGACAAACGGTGGCACCGGGCTAGTGCATGGTAATGCAAATGCAGATGGTAACAGTAACACCACTACCGGAAACagtaccaccaccagcagcaatgCGTTCCTAAAGAAAGAGATAGATGCGCTGAATGCTGCCGTCCAGCAAGTTACTGTTTTGCCGGCCGTGTTGAGTAATGGGCatgcaaagtaa